A window from Litorilinea aerophila encodes these proteins:
- a CDS encoding Rieske (2Fe-2S) protein — protein sequence MARYVVATVDEIPPGGRKIVEVAGRSIGVFNIGGEFYALRNSCPHQGGALCEGRLSGLLLATVPGEYTYSRRGEILRCPWHGWEFDVKTGQSWFDPARTRVRSYPVQVAEGKELAESQGPQKGPYVAETYEVTVERQYVLVEIP from the coding sequence ATGGCGCGCTATGTTGTCGCCACGGTGGATGAAATCCCGCCAGGCGGCCGCAAGATTGTGGAGGTGGCCGGCCGCTCCATTGGCGTTTTTAACATCGGCGGCGAGTTCTACGCCCTGCGCAATAGCTGTCCCCATCAGGGAGGCGCCCTGTGCGAAGGACGGCTGAGCGGACTGCTGCTGGCCACCGTGCCCGGGGAATACACCTATAGCCGTCGGGGCGAAATCCTGCGCTGCCCCTGGCACGGCTGGGAGTTCGACGTCAAGACCGGCCAATCGTGGTTTGATCCGGCCCGCACCCGGGTGCGCAGTTACCCGGTTCAGGTGGCCGAAGGCAAGGAGCTGGCAGAAAGCCAGGGGCCCCAGAAGGGCCCCTACGTGGCCGAAACGTACGAAGTGACCGTGGAACGGCAGTACGTATTGGTGGAAATACCGTGA
- a CDS encoding type II toxin-antitoxin system VapC family toxin produces the protein MPYLIDSDWVIDHLSDVQDAAEPLSRLAAEGIAISIITYMEVYQGVIRSPDPVQAQERFDALLEGIVVLPFSLSVARRCAQLRNHLKEQGKRVNARALDLIIAATALEYNLTLVTRNIADYDDIPDLELYTR, from the coding sequence ATGCCTTATCTGATCGACTCTGACTGGGTTATCGACCATTTGAGTGACGTCCAGGATGCAGCCGAGCCCCTGAGCAGGCTTGCTGCGGAGGGTATCGCCATCAGCATTATCACCTATATGGAGGTCTATCAGGGCGTCATTCGTAGTCCTGACCCAGTCCAGGCGCAGGAACGTTTTGATGCTCTTTTGGAAGGCATTGTGGTTTTACCTTTCTCATTGTCGGTCGCCCGACGTTGTGCACAATTACGCAATCATCTCAAAGAACAAGGCAAGCGGGTGAATGCCCGTGCTCTGGATCTGATTATTGCAGCCACAGCTTTGGAATATAACCTGACTCTGGTTACCCGCAACATCGCTGACTACGACGATATTCCCGATCTGGAGCTGTATACGAGGTGA
- a CDS encoding DUF433 domain-containing protein, producing MTTQDLLKRITVDPRIFGGKPIIRGRRLAVEHVLGMLAAGDSPETILEGYPWLEPEDIQACLVYAHRMVSHERIELVPQEMP from the coding sequence ATGACTACACAAGATCTGCTCAAGCGAATTACGGTTGATCCTCGCATATTTGGTGGAAAACCGATCATTCGCGGTCGACGCCTGGCCGTTGAGCATGTTTTGGGCATGCTGGCAGCCGGAGATAGCCCAGAGACTATTTTGGAGGGATATCCATGGCTAGAACCAGAAGACATTCAAGCCTGCCTTGTTTACGCACATCGAATGGTTAGCCATGAGCGAATTGAACTTGTACCCCAAGAAATGCCATGA
- a CDS encoding amidohydrolase family protein produces MELDRRPAVIDCDLHNELPSLETLFPYLPDYWCDYIRESAFVGPDANDYPRGAAITARPDYRPGDGRPPGSDLSLLQSQVLDVWPVEVGILTCVYQVSAVHNEDLAASLATAINTWQAEHWLAREPRLRASIVVPSQNPELAAREIDRWGSHPGFVQVLLPVRSAMPYGKRHFDPIYAAAVRHDLVVGIHYGGAPGNPPTPVGWPSTFLEEYAGMAQVFQSQVISLVIEGVFDRFPPLRVALIEAGFTWLPSLMWRLDKEWKGLRHNTPWVKRPPSAYMREHMRWTLQPLDAPPDPAAMAQILEQMESDELLMFATDYPHWHFDRPEEAIPAGLPEPLYAKIMSENARRFYRL; encoded by the coding sequence ATGGAACTCGACCGACGGCCTGCTGTGATCGACTGTGATCTCCACAACGAGTTGCCTTCCCTGGAAACCCTCTTTCCCTATCTGCCCGACTACTGGTGCGACTATATCCGGGAATCGGCCTTCGTGGGGCCAGATGCCAACGACTATCCCCGGGGCGCGGCCATCACCGCGCGGCCCGACTATCGACCTGGGGATGGGCGCCCCCCTGGCTCGGATTTGTCTTTGCTCCAATCCCAGGTGCTGGACGTCTGGCCGGTGGAAGTGGGCATTTTGACCTGTGTGTACCAGGTCTCCGCAGTACACAACGAGGATCTGGCCGCGTCCCTGGCCACGGCCATCAACACCTGGCAGGCCGAGCACTGGCTGGCCCGGGAGCCGCGCCTGCGGGCCTCCATTGTGGTGCCCAGCCAGAATCCGGAGCTGGCCGCCCGGGAGATTGACCGCTGGGGCAGCCATCCTGGCTTTGTGCAGGTGTTGCTGCCGGTGCGTTCGGCCATGCCCTACGGCAAGCGCCATTTCGACCCCATCTACGCCGCGGCGGTGCGCCACGATCTGGTGGTGGGGATCCATTACGGCGGTGCGCCAGGTAACCCGCCCACGCCGGTGGGTTGGCCATCCACGTTTCTGGAGGAGTACGCCGGCATGGCCCAGGTTTTTCAGTCCCAGGTGATCAGCCTGGTCATCGAAGGCGTCTTTGACCGCTTTCCGCCGTTGCGGGTGGCCCTGATCGAGGCGGGTTTCACCTGGCTGCCCTCCCTCATGTGGCGGCTGGACAAGGAGTGGAAGGGGCTGCGTCACAACACCCCGTGGGTGAAACGTCCCCCGTCGGCGTACATGCGGGAGCATATGCGCTGGACCCTGCAGCCCCTGGATGCGCCGCCGGATCCCGCGGCCATGGCCCAGATCCTGGAACAGATGGAGTCCGATGAGCTCCTGATGTTCGCCACCGACTACCCCCACTGGCACTTCGACCGGCCGGAAGAGGCGATCCCCGCCGGTCTGCCCGAGCCATTGTATGCTAAAATCATGTCAGAGAACGCTCGCCGGTTTTATCGTTTGTAG
- a CDS encoding DUF5615 family PIN-like protein — protein sequence MKVLLDTCVWGGARSILEESGHDVIWAGDWDTDPGDAEILMLAHREGRILVTLDKDFGELAIVYEQPHAGIVRLVNLPARQQGPICARVLASHGEALQAGAIVTVESHRLRIRLVDE from the coding sequence ATGAAGGTACTGCTTGACACTTGTGTATGGGGCGGAGCTCGTTCTATTTTGGAAGAATCCGGGCACGACGTTATTTGGGCTGGTGACTGGGATACCGATCCTGGGGATGCTGAAATTCTTATGCTGGCCCATCGGGAAGGCCGCATACTGGTAACGCTTGACAAGGATTTTGGTGAGCTTGCTATCGTGTATGAGCAGCCACATGCAGGAATCGTACGCTTGGTCAATTTGCCTGCCCGCCAACAGGGCCCCATTTGTGCCAGGGTACTTGCATCCCATGGGGAAGCGCTTCAAGCAGGTGCTATTGTTACGGTAGAATCCCATCGACTGAGAATTCGGCTGGTGGACGAATAG
- a CDS encoding ribonuclease activity regulator RraA: MIQTPDIQRPPKELIEGLAHIGSATASGELARLGIRDPQIRGPVSFTPGKTVVGPALTLQFMPKREDLYNVDEYADPEKQLHRHVLYHTQPGDIVVVDARGDMGSGVFGEMMLTYFKGRGGVGVVIDGCIRDYPRAKDLGLGLWLRGTTPNFHTQTNIFPFAVNVPIACGNTLVMPGDIIVADDDGVVVVPIKLAPELLKKASEHAEWEDFSRMRLAEGGDLRKYYPLSEEARAEYEAWRKAQQQGQA; encoded by the coding sequence ATGATCCAGACACCCGACATTCAGCGCCCACCCAAGGAGTTGATCGAGGGGCTTGCCCACATCGGCAGCGCCACCGCCAGCGGCGAACTCGCCCGCCTGGGCATTCGTGATCCCCAGATTCGGGGACCGGTCTCCTTTACCCCGGGGAAGACGGTGGTGGGGCCCGCCCTGACCCTGCAGTTCATGCCCAAGCGGGAGGACCTCTATAACGTGGACGAATACGCCGACCCGGAGAAGCAGCTCCACCGGCATGTGCTCTACCACACCCAGCCCGGCGACATCGTGGTGGTGGATGCCCGGGGCGACATGGGCAGCGGCGTCTTCGGCGAAATGATGCTGACCTACTTCAAGGGCCGAGGCGGCGTCGGCGTGGTCATCGATGGCTGCATCCGGGACTATCCCCGGGCCAAGGACCTGGGGCTGGGCCTGTGGCTGCGGGGCACCACCCCCAATTTCCACACCCAGACCAACATCTTCCCCTTCGCGGTGAATGTGCCCATTGCCTGTGGCAATACCCTGGTGATGCCCGGCGACATCATCGTTGCCGACGACGACGGCGTGGTGGTGGTGCCCATCAAGCTGGCGCCGGAGCTGCTCAAGAAGGCCAGCGAACACGCGGAGTGGGAGGACTTCTCCCGTATGCGCCTGGCCGAGGGCGGCGACCTGCGCAAATATTATCCCCTCTCCGAGGAAGCCCGGGCCGAGTATGAGGCCTGGCGCAAGGCCCAACAGCAGGGCCAGGCCTAG
- a CDS encoding YceI family protein, translated as MKTHRKTIWTIALVFLLALALTACGSSSEAPAAEVQGEAQADVAAQTQEPVQADAQAETQTEAQAENAPEADSSPSDEVAADTDEAGEMASDAETSAEADAPAQAEAAGEGQAAAQAGGVQIFRIDPERTQARFTIDEVLLGSPKTVVGVTSLVEGEIQIDPAALENTQISTIRVDASDLTTDDNRRNRAIRERILGANNEAYRYITFEPTAIVGLPASVAVGESVQFQVTGNLTIRDTTREETFDVTVTPTSETEITGLATTVIRYADYGLAIPSVPFVANVSEEVQLELEFTAVATGS; from the coding sequence ATGAAGACCCATCGCAAAACCATCTGGACCATCGCCCTGGTTTTTCTGCTGGCCCTGGCCCTGACTGCCTGTGGCAGTTCCAGCGAAGCGCCTGCCGCAGAAGTTCAGGGGGAGGCCCAGGCCGATGTGGCCGCCCAAACCCAGGAGCCGGTTCAAGCCGACGCCCAGGCAGAAACACAGACGGAAGCCCAGGCAGAGAATGCCCCAGAAGCGGACTCATCCCCGAGTGATGAGGTAGCCGCGGACACCGACGAAGCTGGCGAGATGGCTTCGGATGCAGAGACGTCGGCAGAGGCGGATGCCCCGGCCCAGGCCGAGGCCGCCGGTGAAGGCCAGGCCGCAGCCCAGGCAGGCGGCGTCCAGATCTTCCGCATCGACCCGGAGCGCACCCAGGCCCGCTTCACCATCGACGAGGTGTTGCTCGGCAGCCCCAAGACGGTGGTCGGGGTGACCTCCCTGGTGGAGGGCGAAATTCAGATCGACCCGGCCGCGCTGGAGAACACCCAGATCAGCACCATTCGGGTGGACGCCAGCGACCTGACCACCGACGACAACCGGCGTAACCGGGCCATCCGGGAACGCATCCTGGGCGCCAACAATGAAGCCTACCGCTACATCACCTTCGAACCCACCGCCATCGTGGGCCTGCCGGCGTCGGTGGCCGTGGGCGAGTCAGTCCAGTTCCAGGTCACCGGCAACCTGACCATCCGGGACACGACCCGGGAGGAAACCTTCGATGTGACGGTCACGCCCACGTCGGAGACTGAAATCACCGGCCTGGCCACCACAGTGATCCGCTATGCGGACTACGGGCTGGCCATCCCCAGCGTGCCTTTCGTGGCCAACGTCTCCGAGGAAGTCCAGCTGGAGCTGGAGTTCACCGCGGTGGCCACCGGTTCCTGA
- a CDS encoding amidohydrolase family protein — protein MEPIQLAERRTRKRQRVQTPVIDCDIHNAFPSNETLYKYLPARWRRHHETIGLRGHYGGHYPRAMKNAARHDAWPPNGLPPGSDLAFMRAQLLDAWDLEYGILNPLLGAGGQLNLEFGAALARATNEWQLAEWVEPEPRLRASIVVPYEDSALAAQEIERWGGHPGFVQVLLIARTAEPLGRRKYWPIYEAAVRHDLPIGIHFGGAGGGPITGAGFPSHYIEDHAGMPQAFQAQVISLVCEGVFERFPTLKIVLIEGGFAWLPPLAWRLDQSWRRLKEEVPYLRRAPSEYIHEHFWITTQPMEEPPKGRFFRQLLEQLNADDRLMFATDYPHWDFDAPDRAFPVELPPALKRKIMAENARALYKLPPRHL, from the coding sequence ATGGAACCCATACAATTGGCTGAGCGTAGGACACGAAAACGCCAAAGAGTCCAGACACCTGTCATCGACTGCGACATCCACAACGCATTTCCCTCCAACGAGACCCTGTATAAGTACCTGCCGGCCCGCTGGCGTCGTCACCATGAGACCATCGGCCTGCGCGGCCACTACGGTGGCCACTATCCCCGGGCCATGAAAAACGCCGCCCGTCATGACGCCTGGCCGCCCAATGGCCTGCCACCCGGCTCCGACCTGGCGTTCATGCGCGCCCAACTGCTGGACGCCTGGGACCTGGAATACGGCATCCTCAACCCCCTCCTGGGGGCCGGCGGACAGTTGAACCTGGAGTTCGGCGCGGCCCTGGCTCGGGCCACCAACGAGTGGCAACTGGCCGAATGGGTGGAGCCCGAGCCCCGCCTGCGGGCTTCCATCGTGGTGCCCTATGAAGATAGCGCCCTGGCCGCGCAGGAGATCGAGCGGTGGGGCGGCCACCCCGGTTTCGTGCAGGTTCTCCTCATCGCCCGCACCGCGGAACCCCTGGGCCGGCGCAAGTACTGGCCCATCTACGAGGCGGCCGTCCGCCACGACTTGCCCATTGGCATCCACTTTGGCGGCGCCGGGGGCGGCCCCATCACCGGTGCCGGCTTCCCCTCCCATTACATCGAGGACCATGCAGGGATGCCCCAGGCCTTCCAGGCCCAGGTCATCAGCCTGGTCTGCGAAGGGGTTTTTGAACGGTTCCCCACCCTGAAGATCGTCCTCATTGAAGGCGGCTTTGCCTGGCTGCCGCCCCTGGCCTGGCGGCTGGACCAGAGCTGGCGCCGGCTGAAGGAAGAGGTGCCCTACCTGCGACGGGCGCCGTCGGAGTACATCCACGAGCATTTCTGGATCACCACCCAGCCCATGGAAGAGCCACCCAAGGGGCGCTTTTTCCGCCAGTTGTTGGAGCAGCTAAACGCAGACGACCGCCTCATGTTCGCCACGGATTATCCCCACTGGGATTTCGACGCGCCGGATCGGGCCTTTCCGGTGGAGTTGCCCCCGGCACTCAAACGTAAAATCATGGCGGAGAATGCCCGCGCCCTCTATAAGCTGCCGCCCCGGCACTTGTAG
- a CDS encoding DEAD/DEAH box helicase — translation MNYPENHSESHSQPQSQNTLAEVGLDDLPETLRAAVARAGWTSLTPVQARAIPYLLAGRDAMVQARTGSGKTGAFLLPMLERLDPAQHHCQALILVPTRELARQVAREAEVLFAESGLRTVAVYGGVGYGPQIEALKAGAQVVVGTPGRILDHLLRRTFSLDQLRMLVFDEADRMLSMGFYPDMREVQRYLPEGEIHASMFSATFPASVMRTAHQFLRNPEFLSLSRDHVHVTDTDHIFYLVPDMGRERSLVRIIEVENPASAIIFCNTKVHVHFVTVVLQRFGYDADELSADLSQKERERVLARVRAGTLRFLVATDVAARGLDIPELSHVIQFEPPEDMESYIHRAGRTGRAGATGVAITLVDRPQKRLLDRIAKRYGIELEERPLPTDEDVEAVVSERLTAMLEARLRTRDKLQAERSRRFIPLARALAENEDESAIIAMLLDDYYQQLLHAPPPQPEDESPPQPQRSRSRSRGRRRRRR, via the coding sequence CAAGCCTGACCCCAGTCCAGGCCCGGGCCATCCCCTACCTGCTCGCGGGCCGGGATGCCATGGTCCAGGCCCGTACCGGCAGCGGCAAGACCGGCGCCTTCCTGCTGCCCATGCTGGAGCGGCTGGATCCGGCCCAGCACCATTGCCAGGCTCTGATCCTGGTCCCCACCCGGGAACTGGCCCGTCAGGTCGCCCGGGAGGCGGAAGTCCTCTTTGCCGAAAGCGGCCTGCGCACCGTGGCCGTCTATGGCGGCGTGGGCTACGGCCCCCAGATCGAGGCCCTGAAGGCGGGCGCCCAGGTCGTGGTGGGGACGCCGGGACGCATCCTCGACCATTTGCTCCGGCGTACCTTTTCCCTGGATCAGCTGCGTATGCTGGTCTTCGACGAGGCCGACCGGATGCTTTCCATGGGCTTTTACCCGGACATGCGGGAAGTGCAGCGCTATCTCCCCGAGGGCGAGATCCACGCCAGCATGTTCTCCGCCACCTTCCCGGCTTCCGTCATGCGCACGGCCCATCAATTCCTGCGCAATCCGGAGTTCCTCTCCCTCAGCCGCGACCATGTGCACGTCACCGATACGGACCATATTTTCTATCTGGTGCCGGACATGGGGCGGGAGCGGAGCCTGGTGCGCATCATAGAGGTGGAAAACCCCGCATCGGCCATCATCTTCTGCAACACCAAAGTGCACGTCCATTTTGTGACGGTGGTGCTCCAGCGCTTTGGCTACGACGCGGACGAGCTGAGCGCCGACCTCTCCCAGAAGGAGCGGGAGCGGGTGTTGGCCCGGGTGCGTGCAGGCACATTGCGTTTCCTGGTGGCCACCGACGTGGCCGCGCGGGGCCTGGACATCCCGGAGCTCTCCCATGTGATCCAGTTTGAGCCGCCGGAGGATATGGAAAGCTATATCCACCGGGCTGGCCGCACAGGCCGGGCCGGCGCCACCGGCGTCGCCATCACCCTGGTGGACCGCCCCCAGAAGCGCCTGTTGGATCGCATCGCCAAGCGCTACGGCATCGAGCTGGAGGAGCGCCCCCTGCCCACCGACGAGGATGTGGAAGCGGTGGTCTCCGAGCGACTCACCGCCATGCTGGAGGCCCGCCTGCGCACCCGAGATAAACTTCAGGCAGAGCGGAGCCGCCGCTTCATTCCCCTGGCCCGTGCCCTGGCGGAAAACGAGGACGAGTCGGCCATCATCGCCATGCTGTTGGACGATTACTACCAGCAGCTCCTCCATGCGCCGCCGCCCCAGCCCGAAGATGAGTCCCCGCCCCAGCCACAACGCTCCCGCTCCCGTTCCCGGGGCCGGCGGCGTCGCCGACGATAG